CGGTATCCCAATCTATTGGGAGAACCTATGTCTAGTCCAAACCATTTCCAAGTCATCGTTATTGGAGGAGGGCCCGGCGGTTATGTCGCTGCCATCCGTGCTGCACAATTAGGGTTACAAACTTGTATTGTGGAACGTGAAAAACTCGGTGGAGTGTGTTTGAACTGGGGTTGTATTCCCACCAAAGCCCTGTTAGAAAGTGCTCATGTTTTGGAACATTTAAAACATGCAGCCAGTTTCGGATTGTCTTGCGACAATATCAAAGCTGATTTTGATGTCGTGATCAAACGTTCTCGGTCCGTGGCAGACCAAATGGCCAAAGGTGTTGAGTATCTGATGAAGAAAAACAAAATCACCGTGGTGAATGGAGAGGCCAGTTTCCAAAATTCCAAAACCATCCAAGTGAAGTCCAGTTCAGGAGAAGCTTCCACTTATACTGCCGATTTTTATATTTTAGCCGTGGGTGCTAAAAACAAAGCCCTTCCTTTTTTGCCTTTTGACGGCAAACGTGTGTTATCTGCAAGAGATGCCATGGTCGAACCAAAAGTCATTCCTAACCTTGCCATCATTGGAGCGGGGGCGATTGGAGTGGAGTTTGCGGATTTTTATGCCAGTATGGGATCTAAGGTAACCATCATTGAATTCCAAGACCATCTTCTTCCCAATGAAGATTTGGAAATTTCAGGAATCCTAGAAAGAAGTTTTAAAAAACGAGGGATTGAACAGTATTTGAGCCATGGAGTGGAAACGGCTTCTGTTACGGATGCGGGAGTGGAACTTACCTTACTAGATCGTAAATCGGCAAAAAAAGAAAAGTTAAACTTTGATAAGGTGATTGTTGGAGTGGGAATAACACCTAACACTGGAAATATTGGATTAGATGAAATTGGAATCAAATTAAAAAATGGATTTGTGGATTTTGTTGGTAACTACCGTTCGACAGTGGATCATATTTATGCCATTGGGGATTGTATTGCCACACCGGCTCTCGCCCATGTGGCCAGTGCCGAAGGCATTCGTGCGGCAGAAGATATCTCTGTGCGAGTCGGTAACCCTCACCATTTACAAATCGCAAAACTCAACTATTCTTATATTCCAGGATGTACGTACTGTCATCCAGAAGTGGCAAGCGTTGGCCTTACAGAAGAAAAAGCCAAAGCCATGGGGTATGAAATCACTGTGGGTAAGTTTCCTTTTACCGCCAGTGGCCGTGCGCAGGCCCAAGGGGACACCACCGGAATGGTGAAAATTGTTTCGGATAAAAAACACGGGGAAATTTTAGGAGCCCATATCATTGGGAGTGGGGCCACGGAAATGATCGCAGAATTGACGTTAGGTGCCAATATGGAGATCACAGTCAGGGAACTTGCTAATACCATCCATGCCCATCCAACACTATCGGAAGGAATTATGGAAAGTGCAGCGGCGGTGCTTGGGGAAGCGATTAATATATAGGGGTGGAATCTGTTCGTTAGCTACGTTCTTACCCAATGAATCAAATTTATTTGTAATGTGGTATACCTGCGCATTTGGGTGACGACAACGCAGTATCAATCTAAGATTTAGCCATTATGTTAGAGTAATGTTTTAGATTGAATTCCTTTGGGAAGAAATATTTGAACTTTGCCAAAGTAACAGAAAAATCATATTGAAACCATATATAATTTAAAATTAAAACTAAATTAAATGGAATCAAAGTAATATTCTGAAGAAAAAGTTTTTCGCTTAATAGTTCTAATGGAAAAAAATGAAACACCGCAAGAAAGTTTATGATCAGACAGGAAATATCTATTAATAGGATACAAATTAATAATAATTGCAACAACCAGTTAGGTCTTAGTTTTATATCGATCGTTAAAGAATTTTGATTGTTTACCTGAATCCTTCCTTTGATTTCAGAATTTGTTTTGTTGGAGAATATTGACATTCTTCTCAGAGTAAAAGAATTACCAAAAGAATAACATTCGAATGGATGGTGAGATAGGGAAATAATTCTAAAGTTTGACCAAGTTTCTGTATTATTGGTTAAGTATTTACTGAAATTATAATACGATGCTTCACAAATAAAACTAAATTTTCTGTAGAATAGTAAATGCTCGAAGATCTTGTGAATGGCCATTGTGTTTTCCTATCGAAATCTGTCGTCTACAAGAAAAAACTCCCAAACTTAGTGGTCGTTGTGAAATCCCTCCCCCGCGCCAGCGATTGCAGCGGAAATCCTTTTGCGCATGCAAAAGATTGGAGCGAAAAGCGCGGTCGGTTGAAGGTCTGATTCTAATCCACCTAACCAATTCGAGGCGCCCCTTCCTTCCCCCTCCTACAAACCTATTTCAATTTTCTTTTATCTCCAAACATCGCTGCATCCAGTCCCAAGTTTCCTTTGGTCTTTCGAAGGGGAAAAAATGTGTGAAGCCGGGGAAGATGGTGACATCGGACTTGGGATGTTTTTTGGTTAGGAGATAGGCATACTTTGGGCTACAGACTTCGAACTTTTCGGGAATGGCAATATGGTTTTCCGTTTTGATTCCATAAAAGTTTTTGAAGACATGGAAGTGAGCATGTCCAAAAATCCTTGCTTCGACTTTTGGATCACAACATAGTTTGACTTCTGCGTCATGGCCGGTGCTCTCAAAACAAGAGTTTAGATAATCTTCGAAGATGGAAGGTTCGAAGTTGGCAAAGGCGGGAAATTTTCGAAACGATCGCCTAACAAGCTCAATTGATTTGAAATGAGTTCTTCTTTTTTTGGCACCTTTTGCCAAAGGGTTTTCTAAAAATTTAGAAAGGAGGATGAGTTTCCAACCTAAGATGACGGGATCCATGGCTAGAACTTTTTCAAAACGGGAAGGTTCTTTGGCAGCGGCTAAAAGTGATGAGGCACCACCTAGTGAATGACCAATGATATTTGTTTTGTTGATGGATTCAAAATCAAGAAGTGCGAGGATTTGATCTCGAAACACATTCCAGTTATTAAATTTTAAACTAAACTCAGAACTTCCATGTCCCAAAAAATCAGGAGCAATGACTCGATAGTGTTTTGATAATAAATTAAAGTAATATTGGTAACAACCAGCACTATAACCATTGGCGTGACAGAAAACGAGAACGGGACCCGGAGTTTCCGAATCTAAGTAGGCGCATTCCCAGTTTCTGAACCGAAAGGATTTTTGTTTCATTTTTCTATTTGACCCTTCCCGATTTAGATCGGATTTTGTCTCTATCCCATGCAATTCCAGGTCATCCTCTTCTTCTGTATAGCCGTATTCTTTAATGCATTGGCTAATATTTTAATCAAATCCTCATCCTTACAAGACCAAACAAAAACATTGTCAGGTGGTCTTTGGGATACAATCTTTACAGTGTTTAATCCTTACTTTATAGGTGGACTCGCTAGTTTTGGATTAGCCTTACTTGGGTATCGATATGTGTTGGGGAAAGGTTTGAAACTTTCACTTGCATATCCAGTATTTACTTCTAGTGGATTTATCATTGTTCTGATTGCTTCTTCGCTTTTTTTTAAAGAAAGGTTGAATTTGACACAATGGTTGGGGATTGCATTTATATTGATTGGTGTTTGGCTTACCGCCTTGCAGATGTTTGATGTTAAGTCTTAAATCTTGAAATCAAAATCTGTTTCCATAAAACTAAAAACATTTTTTTTTCTATTCTGTTTTCTTTCTTTTTCCTTTTGTAAAAAAACAGGTTCAGATACTGGACCTGAATCCAATCTCCCCGACACAACAAAACGTCCCAATGTTCTTTGGATTGTGATTGATTCGCTTCGCGGTGATATCATTGGTCAATATGGGGTGACACCTAACTTAGATTTGTTTGCGGAAAATGCCGTTACTTTTAAGTATCATTTAGTCAACGCCGCTTGGACTAGACCTTCTACACTTGTATTTTTTACGGGTAAATATGCGTCAGCAAACCCTGTTAATTTTTGGGATTATCCTACCACAAAATCGGAAGTAGAATCCTTCTATCGGACGGAAAAACATCCTCTCCCTAAACTACTTAAAGAAAATGCTTTTGGTACTTATATGGTGGGTAACAATCCGTTTTTAACGGACAAATTTGGTCTTGGAGTTGATGTCGGCTTTGATTCGTTATACGACTTTTCCAATTATAACGAAGACACAAAGAAAATTACCAAAAAAACTTTCGAAGTATTGGAAGAAATTTCGAACGATAAAAAACCTTTTTTCCTTTTTTTAAATTATAACGATCCGCACAAACCATACACACCACCGCAAGGATTCACAAATCGTATCCAAACAAAAGAAGTTTTGGATGAAAAGAAAATGAATTATCTTGGAGAAGTTGCCTTTGTGGACGAGGAACTCGGAAAAGTTTTTCTGGAACTAAAAAACAAAAATCTTTGGGACAACACCATGATCCTCATCACAGCTGACCACGGTGAGGTGATGCATGTCGCCCATGCAATTTCTCCTTTTACGGGAACCAATACGTATTATGGACATGGTCAGGATTTGTTTTTAGAAAATATCCATGTGCCACTTCTTGTTAAGTTACCGAATGAAACCAAAAAACAATCGATTGAGACAATGACGAGGTCGATTGATTTATATCCAACGGTTTTGGATTATACTGGATTGGTTGTTCCAAAATCTGTACAGGGTAAATCACTTCGGTCTTTAATTGAGATTCAAGAGACCACCAAACGAACATATTATGGTGAAACCAGGTTTACACAAGGGTATGGGGAAGGACATGAGTTTCTTTTGCAAAGGTCCTACCGCTTTCATGAACTTGGAAAATTTTGGCAAGGTTCAGTGGGGAGTGAATTTTATTTGTATTTGGATTCGAAAAAAGATCCAAACCAAGAAAATCCATTAAGAATAACAAATATTGCTGCGATCAAAGGTATGAAATTGCAGCCAGATTTGGAAAAAAAAATCCTTCGGTTTTGGAAACAAATTCGAGCTATGGAACCCAAACTGCCGTTATATCATCTTTCCATACAGCCAGAATCAAAGGATACAGAAGTTCAAATTCGGATTCCTAGCGGAACCATACGTATGGCATCTTACCCCGATGATGTGGTTTTGGAAGAAAAAGGAAAGTTGGTTCAAATCCAAACCAAACGAACAGATCCTTTTGAAATTAGTTTTGAGGTGTATCCAGATGTAAGTTTTCCTGAATTTACAGTTTGGTTTTCTAAAAAACAAATTCCAAAATCGGAAATTTTTACAGGATACTTTGGTGTGAGTTTGGCATCTTGTAAGTCCAACTGTGATTTGTTATATGAAACAGGACCTAAAAGACCAATCATCACTCCCAAAGCAAAAGTATATTTTTGGAAAGAAGGTGGACAAAAAAAATCTTATTCTTCGAAACAAGAATTAGGAACTGATGCTTTGGAGATTCTAAAGAAACAAGGATATGTGCAGTAATGGGTTTGATTCGAATCAATCGTTATCTTGATTCGTAACAGATACATTTGGTAAAGATTCTCCGTTAAATCCACTCCCTCCACCGCTGAGGGATCCAAATAAAACAGAATAAGCAATATTTCCATCGGTCAGAAAATCATCCACTCCCGTGAGGACTACATTTTGGTACGTATTCCAATCACTCGATGTAAAAACCAAACTAGAGACAGAACTGGTTCCTTCGGCCACATTTGAACTGGAGACGGGAATGGTCACGTTTGAAATGGGTCTGGCCCGCAAACGAACTTGGAACCTGGATTGGCCTCCAATTTCCGTAGTAATTAAGTTAGGTGATGTGACTAGTCCTCCGGAACTATTGGCTGAAGTTCCGCAAACATTCATAGGATTTGGATCTGTACAAGGAACAATATCGTAAATAAAATTGATATGAGTAGCAGAGATGGAAAGAGGGGTGAGGGCTGTATAAATCGTAGAAGGAGTAAAGCCGGTGCCTGTTTCTCCTGAGCTGACCACGGAAGCAATGGTATAACTCACATCACCAATAGCAGCTGTATCAAGTCCTGTCACAGTGACCAGTTGGCCCGAACCAAAATTACTTGGGGTGAAGGTAAGAGGTGCTGTCGGAAAACTCACAAGTCCACCAGGTGTAGTGTTAAAGTTCACTGTGATGTTCGTTGTGGGTTGTGAATCTAAATGTATATAAAATTCGGAGGAAGCACCTGATTGTGAGGTAATGACTGTTGCAGGTGTAAATCCAGAAGTTGTGATGCCTGCACTATCATTATCATTTAAAGTGAGCATAGGATAATTTGAAGATGGATATGGATTCAATCCGTTATAAAAACCATCGGTGGAAGAAAGGACACCAACAACAATTGGACAGGATACATTCCCATCATCGACGGCATCATCGTTGGGAGTCACAGTGATTGTGTTATGTGCTCCGATGGTATTCCAATTGGCACTGGTGATGGTGAGAGAACTTGTGGAAATAGAAAATTGTGGAACACTCGGTGCCACAATCAATTGGCAAGGAAAAGTTGTTGTTACCGAAATGGGAACTGTTACATCATCAGTCGGTGCTTGGCTGAGAAGTACATAGATGGGAAAGGCCCCAGAGTTTTCGGCCCTTGTCATATTTGTGGGAGTGACAACTGTCACTGGATTTTCCGATGTACTATAGTTGACAAGTGTCGCTGTGTCTCCTGTGCTTCCCACAAAACTAACATACCATGAAGGCATTGAACCAGTTTCTGTTCCATTAACTGTCACCGAATAACTTACGTTACCATCACTTAAGGCATCGGACACACCTTGGATTTCCACTGGAACGGATGTACTCCAATTGGTTTCATCAAAGATATATTGTTTGGAACTAACGGGTGTTCCTCCATCATTGATCATTCCTTCTGTTGCATCGGATGTGGCGAGAGTAACTGTGACTTGGTTTCCCGGAATGGGGCGACTCCCAAGTCGTAGGCTATACATTGCCGATTGGCCAGACTCTGTTGTGAAATATGGTTGTCCTGAATCCAAAGTGAATAAAATACTTGGGGAAGGATTGTCATCGTCTGTAATGTTAATGGTGATATCAGAAGGATTCATTCCTTCATAGTCAGTACCCGATCCGGAGATAACACCGAGAGTCAGTGTGTGAGTTCTTGTGTTTGTTTCATTGATGGAATCATTGACCACAACTACAGTCACTGTTTGGGTTGTTGAAAAGTTTGTATGAGTGAAAGTCAAACTGGCAGGAGAAAAAGTATACTGCACTGTATCGGGTAAATTAAATGTTTCACCCGTGATTGGGATCGTAACGGAACCTGTGGCACAAGATGCTAAATTTCCTGGAGTGTCACAAGGTGCAGAATTCAAACGAACCGTAAAGGTTCCATCACTTCCCCCTTCCGTAAGGTTCAGTGTATTAGAAGAGATAGTAAAACCTGTTGTATCATTATCAGTGATGGTGATCACCAAATCCCCGCTAGCTTCTGTATAACCAGGAAGAGCTCCAGTCGGATAAAGCCCGCTAAAGTAAGAACCACTTGCTTGTGGGATATGAATGGTGACAGGAATGTTTCCATCATCAAAAGAATCGGCCACGGAACGAATGGTGACCACTTGTACCACATCCCATCCACTATCACTGGTGTTCCCGGAATAATTAGCGACTTGTCCGTTTGTCGGAGTAAAGGTAAGAGTTCTTGAGGCGGCAACCCCAGAAGAACTATTGAGAAGTACCGCTTCTGTTCCGTCAGAAGCAGTGATGGGCCCAATGGTTACATTAGCATTCGGTTTTAAGGAAAGTCTGATTTCAAATGTAATGGTGGATGTTCCATTTTCAACCATGGAAGATGCTGATAAATTTTGGATGCGAACCAAAGGTTCATTGCTATCCGTATTGATGGCAGTGACAGCAGGAATAGCGATCGAATTGTATTTTGGATCGGCAGAGGTAGAATTTCCAAAAGAGATATTCACATTTTGATCACCATCGTCCACTCCATCTAACACTGATGATATGGTAACTGTTTGTGGAGTGTTCCAATTTCCAGCGGTAAAACTCAAAGAAGCCGGAGATACTGTAATTTCAGAAGTATTGTTGGATGTGATACTTGGAATGCTGACTGAATTTGTTGGTTGTGAATTTAAAACGACTGTAAAGGTTTCTGTCGAAGGAGTTCCATTTTCATGGACCACAAGACCCCCGACAGGAGTGACTGTAAATCCAGCTGTGTCATCATCTGTGACTAAGATGGTAACTGATGATGGTGGTGATACTGAATTATACACCGGATCGGCAGACCCACCAGTATCAACAGATCCAAACTGCAATGTGACAGTCCTTGTGTCTTCATCAATGGAATTGTTATTTGTGGTGATGTTGACGTATTGGTCTGCATTCCAATTGGCATTTGTAAAAACCAAGTTGGAAGTACTGCTATTGGTGATCACATTATTTTCCGAGATTCCTGTCAGTGTTACTGTAAAACCGGGAGGAGGTTGGGACAAAAGATGAATGGCAAAGGAGAGATTTCCTCCATTTTCAGAAATGGTCAAACTACCTGGGGACGTAAGAACAAATCCTGGAACATCATCATCGGTATTGGTGACAGAAGGAAACACTGGGCCCGCCAAACCATTGTAATCTGTATCAGCAGAGGTAGCTGCACCAACCACGATTGAGACAGTTTTTGGACCATCCACGATAAATTCATTTACCCCAGTGACAGTAACAATTTTAGGAGTGAACCATTCACCAGGTGCAAATGTAAGAGAAGAAGGGGATGCTGTTCCTTCCGAACTGGGAGTGGCCACAATAGAAGGAATTGTCACTGAGTTTGTCGGCAATGTATTCATCACAACCCCAAAACTCACAGCACCCCCGGCTTCTGTTGTAGTCAGTCCTGATAAATTGATAACAGTAAATCCTGCCACATCATCATCGACATTGGTTCCAGTAATGATAGGAATTGGTTTTCCCATATAAGCTGGATCATTCGAAACAGTGGGATCAGCTGAGATTTGAAATGTACTATCATCTACACTAAAATCATCCACACCAGTGACAATCACAGTTTGTGGCACATTCCAATTGTTAGGTGTGAATATAAGCTCTACTGCAGCGACAGTTGCTTCTGTTGTATCATTGGAAACAAAATTTCTGATAGTAACATCTTGCATGGGCCTTGTTTGTAATACATAAGCAATGGTACCGGTTTCTCCCGTTTCTGAAGTGATGAGTCCTAAAGTAGGGCTTGCAGCCACTCCGGAAGATTCATCATCCGTATTCACAACGAGTAAAACAGGAAGTCCTTGGGCAGAAAACCGGATATCTGAAGTTAATGTGGTTCCCAGTTGAACTCTGTAGTTTTGATTTCCATCAGCAATTAAATCATCCACTCCCGCCAAACGAATGATTTGCGGTGTGTCCCAGTTATCTTCAGAAAAATCCAGAAAAGTTGATGATAAAAGTACACCTTCTGTGGGATCAGAGACTGTGATCGGGCCAATTCTTACTGAACTGTTTGGTTCTATGTTCAAACGAATTGTGAATTCTGCTTGTCTTCCATTTTCACTCGTGAATAAAAAATTCGGAGCTTCGTAAATGACAGATCCTTGCCCGGTTGTGGAAGCAAAAAAAGAACCGAATAACATCTGCAAATTCAGCGGTGTGATGGATTGGCAAGAAATGGTGAGGGTGGAGAAGGTGAGGATGATAATGGAAATACAGATTCTGAACATGATTCCCTTTTGTCCTCGTATCGCACCCATTTAGGGTTCTCCCTTTCTATATTACGAGAAAAATAGCTTAAATTAGAAAAAAATTTCCAGGAAATGCAATAAAACCAAATGAGCCAAAACCAAAATCAATCCTCTAAGGGACCACTTGCTGGTGTCAAAGTTGTGGACCTTTCTTTACTCCTTCCAGGCCCTTTATGTTCGCAACATTTAGCAGATATGGGTGCAGAAGTCATCAAAATTGAAAATCCAAGAGCCTATGATGGATCTCGTGCGATGTTCAAAGGAAAAACTGGTTATCCTGCCTTATACATGATGTTGAATCGAAATAAAAAAGCGATCACACTGAATCTCAAACGAGACCAAGCCAAAGAAATTCTTTTTAAACTTTTAGAAGATGCAGATATTTTACTCGAAGGATTTCGTCCCGATGGAATGGATAAGATGGGAATTGGTTATGATGTCTTAAAAGAAAAATTTCCGCGTTTGATTTACTGTGGAATTTCTGGCTACGGCATCTCGGGTAAATACGTAGACTTTGCCGGACATGATTTGAATTACTTAGCGATCTCAGGAGTCCTTGACCAAACAGGAAATCCTCCAAGGCCTGCTGGTTTCCAATTGGCAGATGTGGGTGGAGGAACTCTCACAGCACTTTCTGCGATCCTAGCAGCTCTTTACTTTAGAGAAAAAACGGGCAAAGGCCAACGCATTGATATTTCAATGACAGATGCTTCTCTTCAATTTCTTTCGTTATACGGTGGTATTTTATCTTCTTCGGAAAAATCTCCAGAAGCAGGGAATGATATTTTGTCTGGTAAATTACCAAACTATAATGTGTATGAAACCAAAGAAGGAAGATACGTAGCACTTGGTGCCTTAGAAGATATGTTTTTCCAAACTTTTTTACGAGCTGCAGGAATGGAAAACTTAACCAAAGACCATCCCATGAATGAAGAAAATATTCCTCTCATTAAACAAAAGTTAACTGATTTTTTTAAATCCAAAACCTATTCCGATTTACAACCAATCTTTGATAATACAGATGCTTGCCTATCTCCCATTCTCAATATGAAAGAAGTTTCGGAAGATCCACATATGAAAGAACGTGGTATGGTCATCGAAAGAAATCATCCCAAATACGGACCGATTTTACAATTTGGGTCTCCGTTTCATTTTTCAGAGACACCATTTGTCTACAGAAACGATCCACCAGAACATGGGGAGCATACTGATGAGATTTTGGGTGGATTGGGGTTTTCCAAGGATAAAATTGCGGAGTTCAAAAAAGACCGAGTGATCTAACAGCTCCCTTGCTTTTTTTTCGTAATTTCTTTATTTTGTCCCAGGGGGGAGATACACTCTCCCCTAAACCCACTCTATGAAGTTATTACAAGTATCCGACCTCCATCTTTCCCAAAATTCCCCCGAGGAAAAGACCTATTCCCTTACCGTATTACGCGAAATTTTACAAACTGCAGAGTCTACGAAGTGTGATCGTATTCTTTTTTGTGGGGATCTTTTTAATACCTTTCCCGATTTAGAAGGTTTACGTTCGGATTTTCTAAAAGAAGTATCCTCTTATTCAGGAATCATTTATTTTCTTCCAGGGAATCATGAAATTTTAGAAAAAAGAAATAACAATAGTTATACGAGTTATGATTGGTCTTCCAAAGTAAAAGTTTTAGATAAAACTCCTTATTTTTTATTGGAAGATGGTGGGATCGAATTTTTATCCATTCCCCACCAAGAAAATTATTCTGAATTGTTACTTTCTCCTCCTCCCCAAAAACAAACAAAACTTCGGATTGGACTTGCTCATGGAACTGTTTCAGGAATGAGTTTTACTGGGCTTAGTGAGGAAGAAGAAGAGGGCGGTTCTTATTTAGATCCCAATTTAATTCAAAGTTTAGATTTGGATTATCTTGCCATTGGGCATCTCCATAGAGCACGAATGGGAACTGTAGGAAAGTGTAATGTTGGTTATGCTGGATCTTCCCGTGTTTGGAGAAAAGGAGAAATCGGACAAAGAGGTGGGATTTTTATTCATGTCGAAGACCGTACAATTCGTACGGAATCGGTTTATTGGAAATCTGCCGGCGAATATAGGGAAATTATTGTTTCTTTGGATACGGAAGGAAAACCAGAAGAGAGTATCGAAACTTATTTAGCGGGAACAAATCCTAACGATTGGATTGTCTTTCGATTTGTTGGATATGTTGATTCGATGTCGGAAAAACAAAAATTTCAAGAGGCAGTTCTTCGCGATTGGAAGTCCAAATTTCGGATTTTGGAGTTTGATCCCGATGAATCACAAATCACAGTTTTCGAACACCTTTCGGAAAATGAATTTGTAAAACAGTTTTTGGATAAGATGAATGAAAGAAAAGGACAAATGGATCCTAGTCTTTGGAGACACACTCGTGTCACAGGCATTCGATTGATTTTAGAAGGAAAGAAAAATCGATGAAATTAAAAATAGAAAACTTCGGTATCTTTTCCAAAAATGAATTTCCTATTGAAAAAGTGACTGTGTTTACAGGTCCCAATGAATCGGGTAAAACAACCATCCTGGATGCATTTGTATCGGCTCTCGTGAAAGTTGTAGGAAGTACAAAGTATGGTGCTCTTCTCAATGCGAGATACAAACCAGAAAGAAATTCTGATTTAGGAATTCCCAAACTTTCTCTTTCTCAGAATTTATATTTGAACTCGCTAGTCATTAGAGAAGGAAATATGGATGTAGGTTCTGAAAAAGAACTGATTAGTACCATTGAACAAACTATATTCGATAGTGGATATAATCCTGCCAAACTCATAGAACAAGTGGAACAACTTTCAACAAAAACAGGAACAAGAAAATCCGCAAAAGAATGGAACCAAACTTTATTGGATCTTACGACGACCAAACAAAAGTTTGATGAGTCTGAGCTGAATTTAAATAGGATCTCCTCTCAATTTGTCGAGTTGCCAACTTGGGAAATCGAACGTCAAAAACGAAAAGAAGAACTGTCTTCAGCTTTAGAAGAACAAACAAAACAACAAAAACGTTTAGAAGAGTATAAAGAAACTGAACAATTTGCGGAAGTGGACAGAGTGTACGGCCAACTGTTACAATGGGAAACACTGCAAACCCAATCAAAGTCAGAAGAAAGAATTCTAAAATCAAATGGAGATCAAAATTCAAAAGAAATTGATGGAGAAATCCAATCGATCGAACAAAAATTATCTCTTTCAAAAGAGCGATTTTTGCAATTAGAAAAAAAATTAGAATCTTCTCTGAGTCAAAAATCCTTATCAGAACAAAAATCAAAAAAATTAGAATCCTATTTTGATTTTTTTGAAACTTGGAAACATAATATTCGCAAATTTCAAGAAGAATCACCGGTGGTACAAAAAATCATTTGGAATCCATTGTACAGAAGTTTGGCGGGAGGATTTGGTGTTTTTGGGATTTTTTCTTTGATCCTTTCCTTATTCACCGATTTTGGGGTTTGGATGTATTCTCTTCCAATTTTCTTTTTAAGCGCTGCTTTGTTTTTTGTTTTTCGAGCAAAAGAAATCAAACTTGAACGGGATGAACCCAAATGGAATCAAATGGTTCACCGGATCGCAACGGAAATGGAAACCAAAACTTTAGGTGAATGGAAACCCGATTCACTGACTATGGAATCAATCACCTTAGTGTTCCAACGATTTGACCGCGAATACACAAAACATAAACTGGAAGGAGACAACTTTCAAACGGCCATCACTAGTTTAGAAGAAGAAATCAATTTGATTCGCATAGAAGAAAAAAAAGGAAAGGAACTTCTTTTAGAAAAAGAAAAAGAGCTAACGGTTGTTTTGCGAGAATCTGGAGTAAATTCCCTTTCAGAACTGACTGAGTTATTTGTTCAAATTCGCTTGAAACAAGAAAAGTTACGAACACTGGAAGAATCTTTAAAACTTGAGTCCAAAAAATGGGGAATTC
The window above is part of the Leptospira mtsangambouensis genome. Proteins encoded here:
- the lpdA gene encoding dihydrolipoyl dehydrogenase — translated: MSSPNHFQVIVIGGGPGGYVAAIRAAQLGLQTCIVEREKLGGVCLNWGCIPTKALLESAHVLEHLKHAASFGLSCDNIKADFDVVIKRSRSVADQMAKGVEYLMKKNKITVVNGEASFQNSKTIQVKSSSGEASTYTADFYILAVGAKNKALPFLPFDGKRVLSARDAMVEPKVIPNLAIIGAGAIGVEFADFYASMGSKVTIIEFQDHLLPNEDLEISGILERSFKKRGIEQYLSHGVETASVTDAGVELTLLDRKSAKKEKLNFDKVIVGVGITPNTGNIGLDEIGIKLKNGFVDFVGNYRSTVDHIYAIGDCIATPALAHVASAEGIRAAEDISVRVGNPHHLQIAKLNYSYIPGCTYCHPEVASVGLTEEKAKAMGYEITVGKFPFTASGRAQAQGDTTGMVKIVSDKKHGEILGAHIIGSGATEMIAELTLGANMEITVRELANTIHAHPTLSEGIMESAAAVLGEAINI
- a CDS encoding alpha/beta fold hydrolase; amino-acid sequence: MHGIETKSDLNREGSNRKMKQKSFRFRNWECAYLDSETPGPVLVFCHANGYSAGCYQYYFNLLSKHYRVIAPDFLGHGSSEFSLKFNNWNVFRDQILALLDFESINKTNIIGHSLGGASSLLAAAKEPSRFEKVLAMDPVILGWKLILLSKFLENPLAKGAKKRRTHFKSIELVRRSFRKFPAFANFEPSIFEDYLNSCFESTGHDAEVKLCCDPKVEARIFGHAHFHVFKNFYGIKTENHIAIPEKFEVCSPKYAYLLTKKHPKSDVTIFPGFTHFFPFERPKETWDWMQRCLEIKEN
- a CDS encoding DMT family transporter, whose product is MQFQVILFFCIAVFFNALANILIKSSSLQDQTKTLSGGLWDTIFTVFNPYFIGGLASFGLALLGYRYVLGKGLKLSLAYPVFTSSGFIIVLIASSLFFKERLNLTQWLGIAFILIGVWLTALQMFDVKS
- a CDS encoding sulfatase; translated protein: MKSKSVSIKLKTFFFLFCFLSFSFCKKTGSDTGPESNLPDTTKRPNVLWIVIDSLRGDIIGQYGVTPNLDLFAENAVTFKYHLVNAAWTRPSTLVFFTGKYASANPVNFWDYPTTKSEVESFYRTEKHPLPKLLKENAFGTYMVGNNPFLTDKFGLGVDVGFDSLYDFSNYNEDTKKITKKTFEVLEEISNDKKPFFLFLNYNDPHKPYTPPQGFTNRIQTKEVLDEKKMNYLGEVAFVDEELGKVFLELKNKNLWDNTMILITADHGEVMHVAHAISPFTGTNTYYGHGQDLFLENIHVPLLVKLPNETKKQSIETMTRSIDLYPTVLDYTGLVVPKSVQGKSLRSLIEIQETTKRTYYGETRFTQGYGEGHEFLLQRSYRFHELGKFWQGSVGSEFYLYLDSKKDPNQENPLRITNIAAIKGMKLQPDLEKKILRFWKQIRAMEPKLPLYHLSIQPESKDTEVQIRIPSGTIRMASYPDDVVLEEKGKLVQIQTKRTDPFEISFEVYPDVSFPEFTVWFSKKQIPKSEIFTGYFGVSLASCKSNCDLLYETGPKRPIITPKAKVYFWKEGGQKKSYSSKQELGTDALEILKKQGYVQ